The following coding sequences are from one Microbacterium sp. SORGH_AS_0969 window:
- the trpC gene encoding indole-3-glycerol phosphate synthase TrpC, whose translation MLADLTAGAVEDAEKRAETRSLAEVERDALAQTPARDALAMLAPADRVKIIAEVKRASPSRGDLASIPDPARQARLYEEGGASAISVLTEGRKFKGSLADLEAVRAAVSVPVLRKDFIATPYQVLEARASGADLALLIVAALDRKTLTELYGLVNDLGMTALVETHSADELARAADLGAKLIGVNARNLSTFELDRDLFGSLADRFPADAVKIAESAVLAPADVAHYRAAGADVVLVGEALVTGDPVATLRAFLQETS comes from the coding sequence GTGCTGGCCGATCTCACGGCCGGGGCGGTAGAAGACGCAGAGAAGCGCGCCGAGACGCGTTCCCTCGCCGAGGTCGAGCGCGACGCTCTCGCGCAGACCCCCGCGCGAGACGCTCTGGCGATGCTCGCCCCCGCCGACCGGGTCAAGATCATCGCCGAGGTCAAGCGCGCCAGCCCGTCCCGGGGAGACCTCGCGTCGATCCCCGACCCCGCCCGTCAGGCCCGCTTGTACGAGGAGGGCGGTGCGTCCGCGATCTCGGTGCTCACCGAGGGCCGCAAGTTCAAGGGCAGCCTCGCCGACCTCGAGGCCGTCCGGGCCGCGGTCAGCGTCCCCGTGCTGCGCAAGGACTTCATCGCCACGCCGTACCAGGTGCTGGAAGCCCGCGCCTCGGGTGCCGACCTCGCTCTCCTGATCGTCGCCGCGCTCGACCGGAAGACCCTCACCGAGCTCTACGGCCTCGTCAACGACCTCGGTATGACGGCCCTCGTCGAGACGCACTCGGCGGATGAACTCGCCCGCGCCGCCGACCTCGGCGCGAAGCTCATCGGCGTCAACGCCAGAAACCTGTCGACCTTCGAGCTCGACCGCGACCTGTTCGGCTCCCTTGCCGACCGGTTCCCGGCAGACGCCGTCAAGATCGCCGAGTCGGCGGTGCTCGCACCCGCCGACGTGGCCCACTACCGCGCCGCGGGGGCCGATGTCGTGCTCGTGGGCGAAGCCCTCGTCACGGGCGACCCCGTCGCCACGCTCCGCGCGTTCCTTCAGGAGACGTCATGA
- a CDS encoding DUF6704 family protein: protein MSNPIGDPGHGHSPAAWTAVIIMLLAFTLGTLFFWLDMPVLVWASVGLLVVGAIVGWAMGKAGYGANGSKTSPKAH, encoded by the coding sequence ATGAGCAACCCCATCGGTGATCCCGGCCACGGACACTCGCCCGCCGCCTGGACGGCCGTGATCATCATGCTGCTCGCGTTCACGCTCGGAACGCTGTTCTTCTGGCTCGACATGCCCGTGCTCGTGTGGGCCTCGGTGGGTCTGCTCGTCGTCGGCGCGATCGTCGGATGGGCCATGGGCAAGGCCGGATACGGCGCGAACGGCTCGAAGACCAGCCCGAAGGCCCACTGA
- a CDS encoding cutinase family protein, producing the protein MTAIGIKTGYPRTSVTSDAKAATTASFTTAPAPTITGKAAIGSTLTGATGTWTPTPGTFTYQWKRGGAAISGATATTYRVVAADAGASITLTVTASAPGYRTTARTSSAVAIPARTFTTTPVPTYSGKMTVGSTLTAAPGTWAPVPDSLTYQWSRDGAAITGATSQTYTIAPADSGKKITVTVTARKAGYTPASKTSAAQTSAPAPFTSAPSPSITGTASVGSTVRAVTGTWAPVPATFAYQWRRNGTAIAGATASTYRVGTADAGTRLSVSVTASAPGYVTTTRVSSSTSVPTLTFATVPVPTFSGTPTVDSVLTASTGSWAPTPDSYTFQWNRGSSPIAGATASTYQVVAADVGSAITVTVTARKAGYTAAAATSTAATVGAATFTSAPTPAVTGLARVGGTLFGVVGTWAPQPSKLTYQWTRNGIAIPGATSTAYLVTTEDRGAQLRFTVTGSKAGYTTLKRMSAAQTVPGVFSSTPTPRISGTIEIGKTVTASTGTWTPTPDSFGYQWKRNGTAINGATSKTYAITQADAGAKLTVTVTGMKANYASTSKTSTDKLVPSTVIVRVTSDIVADTTWAPTFPTVYVVSKDVSVAPGSTLTIAAGTVVKFAENTTFMVEGSLVVNGTSAAPVTFTSLADDSVGGDTLADGDDTKPEDNRWNGIHVNENATLVADQTRVTFSSGITSDKSSPVASARVTGSIVDSRIALHSSAGAVTVTGTTVRGSIGASSRGGATTVTNNTVSRDTSNEDWDGGGFVTVTRADGFDAAYPLNVTGNTITNGSLTVVSANNSAQAAPIKVTGNTISEAVETPLTVADVKLRPSNVLANTLRNNTINAIALSGTLVENWTLPTTGPRLILNRDLSYYDSSVDGGIRISAGTTLTAPAGTTVKAEDNVGITVEGSLVVNGTSAAPVTFTSLADDSVGGDTLADGDDTKPEDNRWNGIHVNENATLVADQTRVTFSSGITSDKSSPVASARVTGSIVDSRIALHSSAGAVTVTGTTVRGSIGASSRGGATTVTNNTVSRDTSNEDWDGGGFVTVTRADGFDAAYPLNVTGNTITNGSLTVVSANNSAQAAPIKVTGNTISEAVETPLTVADVKLRPSNVLANTLRNNTINAIALSGTLVENWTLPTTGPRLILNRDLSYYDSSVDGGIRISAGTTLTAPAGTTVKAEDNVGITVEGSLVVNGTSAAPVTFTSLADDSVGGDTLADGDDTKPEDNRWNGIHVNENATLVADQTRVTFSSGITSDKSSPVASARVTGSIVDSRIALHSSAGAVTVTGTTVRGSIGASSRGGATTVTNNTVSRDTSNEDWDGGGFVTVTRADGFDAAYPLNVTGNTITNGSLTVVSANNSAQAAPIKVTGNTISEAVETPLTVADVKLRPSNVLANTLRNNTINAIALSGTLVENWTLPTTGPRLILNRDLSYYDSSVDGGIRISAGTTLTAPAGTTVKAEDNVGITVEGSLVVNGTSAAPVTFTSLADDSVGGDTLADGDDTKPEDNRWNGITIGDGGVLSGSNLTVTYASTAILSTGTVDLSSSRLEKAYQCISAQSGTVSITGSIQGCEAGVEATDGGRVIARNVSWGTDDGPEPFGKSVPIEGNVDVVPWVGYVAPPTPPVVPVAAAPSTCADLIVLVARGSGEVPKGPWNVASDPDLYDVQTFQTTVESTYAQRGVGAKMQQVLTGQETRSGEEWLVGDADSGLLNHLSDEYKNSTLIVPIVYPASDVSLLGEAFNLLKPKPAKLLEYMSSIRSGTDALRETYDAMREECSDEQSKFIISGYSQGAMAAHIMLSEAVLDGEPLDDVAAVVLLSDPLQQPGTYMIDGTGSGKRGLVASLFEFSAARNLWDEAFYGDYPMQDARSYPSELSSRTYAYCTDGDLLCAPYVAGGSRSPWLWDYPNEVRSQFAQMAGIHGGYGPSTLRPFGQSVAESAF; encoded by the coding sequence GTGACGGCCATCGGCATTAAGACCGGGTACCCCCGCACCTCGGTCACGAGCGACGCCAAAGCGGCCACGACGGCCTCATTCACCACAGCGCCCGCACCGACCATCACCGGGAAGGCCGCAATCGGCTCGACTCTGACCGGCGCGACAGGGACGTGGACGCCGACGCCCGGCACCTTCACCTATCAGTGGAAGCGGGGCGGGGCAGCGATCTCGGGAGCGACCGCGACGACGTACCGCGTGGTCGCCGCAGATGCGGGAGCATCGATCACCCTGACCGTGACGGCGTCGGCTCCCGGGTACAGGACGACGGCTCGGACCAGTTCGGCTGTCGCGATTCCCGCACGCACATTCACGACGACTCCCGTTCCGACGTACAGCGGCAAGATGACCGTCGGATCGACCCTCACGGCAGCGCCGGGCACCTGGGCACCGGTGCCCGACTCCCTGACGTACCAGTGGAGCCGCGACGGCGCTGCAATTACGGGGGCGACGTCCCAGACCTACACGATCGCCCCCGCGGACAGCGGCAAGAAGATCACGGTCACCGTGACGGCCCGCAAAGCCGGCTACACCCCGGCGTCGAAGACCAGCGCCGCGCAGACCTCGGCTCCGGCTCCCTTCACCAGCGCTCCCTCCCCCTCGATCACCGGCACGGCGAGCGTGGGGTCGACCGTTCGGGCCGTGACCGGCACGTGGGCACCCGTGCCCGCGACATTCGCCTACCAGTGGAGGCGCAACGGAACGGCGATCGCCGGAGCGACCGCATCCACGTATCGGGTGGGGACAGCGGATGCCGGGACCCGGCTGAGTGTCAGCGTGACGGCGTCAGCTCCGGGATACGTGACGACGACCCGCGTCAGCTCGTCTACTTCGGTGCCGACGTTGACGTTCGCAACCGTTCCTGTTCCGACGTTCTCAGGCACACCGACTGTCGATTCCGTGCTCACCGCTTCCACGGGGTCGTGGGCACCCACGCCCGACTCCTACACGTTCCAGTGGAACCGGGGCAGCAGCCCGATCGCCGGCGCGACAGCGTCGACCTACCAAGTCGTCGCGGCCGACGTGGGCTCTGCGATCACCGTCACCGTGACAGCACGCAAAGCGGGTTACACCGCTGCCGCGGCGACCAGTACCGCGGCGACGGTGGGCGCGGCGACCTTCACGAGCGCCCCGACGCCTGCGGTGACGGGGCTGGCCCGCGTGGGGGGAACCCTGTTCGGCGTAGTGGGGACCTGGGCACCCCAGCCGAGCAAGCTGACGTACCAGTGGACGCGTAATGGCATCGCCATCCCGGGCGCGACGTCGACCGCCTATCTCGTGACCACGGAGGATCGCGGCGCCCAGCTGCGATTCACGGTCACGGGGTCGAAGGCCGGATACACGACGCTGAAGCGGATGAGTGCCGCCCAGACGGTTCCTGGCGTCTTCTCCTCCACCCCGACGCCGCGCATCTCCGGCACGATCGAGATCGGCAAGACGGTGACCGCCTCGACGGGAACGTGGACTCCGACCCCGGACTCGTTCGGCTACCAGTGGAAGCGCAACGGTACAGCGATCAACGGCGCGACATCGAAGACCTATGCGATCACGCAGGCTGACGCGGGAGCCAAACTCACCGTCACGGTCACCGGCATGAAGGCGAACTACGCTTCGACGAGCAAGACCAGCACGGATAAGCTCGTCCCGTCGACGGTGATCGTGCGCGTGACGAGCGACATCGTCGCGGACACGACCTGGGCCCCGACATTCCCGACGGTGTACGTCGTCTCGAAGGATGTCTCGGTGGCTCCCGGTTCGACGCTCACGATCGCGGCGGGCACTGTCGTAAAATTCGCGGAAAACACGACGTTCATGGTTGAGGGTTCGTTGGTCGTGAATGGCACGTCGGCGGCGCCGGTGACGTTCACCTCCCTCGCCGACGACAGTGTCGGGGGAGACACCCTCGCCGACGGCGACGACACCAAACCCGAGGACAACCGCTGGAACGGCATCCACGTCAACGAAAACGCCACCCTGGTCGCCGATCAGACGCGTGTGACCTTCTCCTCCGGCATCACCTCCGACAAGAGCTCTCCCGTGGCTTCCGCTCGGGTAACCGGATCCATTGTCGATAGCAGGATCGCGTTGCACTCCTCCGCGGGCGCGGTCACCGTCACGGGCACGACCGTTCGCGGATCGATTGGTGCGTCCAGCCGAGGCGGCGCAACCACCGTGACCAACAACACCGTCAGTCGCGACACCTCGAACGAGGATTGGGACGGGGGCGGATTCGTCACGGTCACCCGCGCGGACGGCTTCGACGCCGCCTACCCGCTGAACGTCACCGGGAACACGATCACGAACGGATCGCTCACGGTGGTTTCCGCCAACAACAGCGCACAAGCCGCGCCGATCAAGGTGACCGGAAACACCATCTCCGAAGCAGTCGAGACACCCCTCACCGTCGCCGACGTGAAACTTCGTCCCTCCAACGTCCTCGCCAACACCCTCCGCAACAACACGATCAACGCCATCGCCCTCTCCGGGACACTCGTCGAGAACTGGACCCTGCCCACCACAGGCCCCCGACTCATCCTCAACCGAGATCTCTCCTACTACGACAGCAGCGTCGACGGCGGCATCCGAATCAGCGCCGGAACAACACTCACCGCCCCCGCCGGCACGACCGTCAAGGCCGAGGACAATGTCGGAATCACGGTTGAGGGTTCGTTGGTCGTGAATGGCACGTCGGCGGCGCCGGTGACGTTCACCTCCCTCGCCGACGACAGTGTCGGGGGAGACACCCTCGCCGACGGCGACGACACCAAACCCGAGGACAACCGCTGGAACGGCATCCACGTCAACGAAAACGCCACCCTGGTCGCCGATCAGACGCGTGTGACCTTCTCCTCCGGCATCACCTCCGACAAGAGCTCTCCCGTGGCTTCCGCTCGGGTAACCGGATCCATTGTCGATAGCAGGATCGCGTTGCACTCCTCCGCGGGCGCGGTCACCGTCACGGGCACGACCGTTCGCGGATCGATTGGTGCGTCCAGCCGAGGCGGCGCAACCACCGTGACCAACAACACCGTCAGTCGCGACACCTCGAACGAGGATTGGGACGGGGGCGGATTCGTCACGGTCACCCGCGCGGACGGCTTCGACGCCGCCTACCCGCTGAACGTCACCGGGAACACGATCACGAACGGATCGCTCACGGTGGTTTCCGCCAACAACAGCGCACAAGCCGCGCCGATCAAGGTGACCGGAAACACCATCTCCGAAGCAGTCGAGACACCCCTCACCGTCGCCGACGTGAAACTTCGTCCCTCCAACGTCCTCGCCAACACCCTCCGCAACAACACGATCAACGCCATCGCCCTCTCCGGGACACTCGTCGAGAACTGGACCCTGCCCACCACAGGCCCCCGACTCATCCTCAACCGAGATCTCTCCTACTACGACAGCAGCGTCGACGGCGGCATCCGAATCAGCGCCGGAACAACACTCACCGCCCCCGCCGGCACGACCGTCAAGGCCGAGGACAATGTCGGAATCACGGTTGAGGGTTCGTTGGTCGTGAATGGCACGTCGGCGGCGCCGGTGACGTTCACCTCCCTCGCCGACGACAGTGTCGGGGGAGACACCCTCGCCGACGGCGACGACACCAAACCCGAGGACAACCGCTGGAACGGCATCCACGTCAACGAAAACGCCACCCTGGTCGCCGATCAGACGCGTGTGACCTTCTCCTCCGGCATCACCTCCGACAAGAGCTCTCCCGTGGCTTCCGCTCGGGTAACCGGATCCATTGTCGATAGCAGGATCGCGTTGCACTCCTCCGCGGGCGCGGTCACCGTCACGGGCACGACCGTTCGCGGATCGATTGGTGCGTCCAGCCGAGGCGGCGCAACCACCGTGACCAACAACACCGTCAGTCGCGACACCTCGAACGAGGATTGGGACGGGGGCGGATTCGTCACGGTCACCCGCGCGGACGGCTTCGACGCCGCCTACCCGCTGAACGTCACCGGGAACACGATCACGAACGGATCGCTCACGGTGGTTTCCGCCAACAACAGCGCACAAGCCGCGCCGATCAAGGTGACCGGAAACACCATCTCCGAAGCAGTCGAGACACCCCTCACCGTCGCCGACGTGAAACTTCGTCCCTCCAACGTCCTCGCCAACACCCTCCGCAACAACACGATCAACGCCATCGCCCTCTCCGGGACACTCGTCGAGAACTGGACCCTGCCCACCACAGGCCCCCGACTCATCCTCAACCGAGATCTCTCCTACTACGACAGCAGCGTCGACGGCGGCATCCGAATCAGCGCCGGAACAACACTCACCGCCCCCGCCGGCACGACCGTCAAGGCCGAGGACAATGTCGGAATCACGGTTGAGGGTTCGTTGGTCGTGAATGGCACGTCGGCGGCGCCGGTGACGTTCACCTCCCTCGCCGACGACAGTGTCGGGGGAGACACCCTCGCCGACGGCGACGACACCAAACCCGAGGACAACCGCTGGAACGGCATCACCATCGGGGACGGCGGTGTGCTGTCTGGCTCGAATCTGACAGTGACCTACGCCTCGACCGCGATCTTGTCGACGGGCACGGTCGATCTCTCTTCGTCACGTCTCGAGAAGGCGTATCAGTGCATCTCAGCGCAGTCCGGGACCGTATCGATCACTGGCAGTATCCAGGGGTGCGAAGCGGGTGTGGAAGCGACCGACGGCGGACGGGTGATCGCACGAAACGTCTCTTGGGGAACCGACGACGGGCCTGAGCCGTTCGGGAAGTCCGTTCCCATCGAGGGCAACGTCGACGTCGTCCCGTGGGTCGGGTACGTCGCACCGCCGACACCACCCGTAGTTCCAGTGGCCGCTGCGCCGAGCACATGTGCTGACCTCATCGTCCTGGTGGCGCGCGGATCCGGTGAAGTCCCGAAGGGTCCGTGGAACGTGGCGTCGGACCCCGACCTCTACGATGTCCAAACATTCCAGACCACTGTTGAATCCACCTACGCACAACGAGGTGTGGGAGCGAAGATGCAGCAAGTCTTGACCGGTCAAGAGACACGTAGCGGAGAGGAGTGGCTCGTCGGCGACGCCGATAGCGGCCTGTTGAACCACCTCAGTGACGAGTACAAGAACAGCACACTGATCGTCCCCATCGTCTACCCGGCATCCGACGTCAGTCTTCTGGGCGAGGCATTCAACCTCCTCAAGCCCAAGCCCGCGAAGTTGTTGGAATACATGTCTAGCATTCGGAGCGGTACCGACGCCCTTCGCGAGACGTACGATGCGATGCGCGAGGAGTGCAGCGACGAGCAGAGCAAGTTCATCATCTCGGGTTACTCGCAGGGAGCGATGGCCGCACACATCATGCTCTCTGAGGCAGTGCTCGATGGAGAGCCGCTCGACGACGTGGCCGCCGTCGTCCTGCTGTCAGACCCGCTGCAACAACCTGGCACCTACATGATCGACGGCACTGGTAGCGGCAAGCGTGGTCTCGTAGCGTCACTGTTCGAGTTCTCCGCCGCAAGGAACCTCTGGGACGAGGCGTTCTACGGGGACTATCCGATGCAGGATGCCCGCTCGTACCCATCGGAGTTGTCGAGTCGCACGTACGCCTACTGCACCGACGGTGATCTCCTTTGCGCGCCCTACGTTGCGGGGGGTTCACGAAGCCCGTGGTTGTGGGACTACCCCAACGAAGTTCGCTCTCAGTTCGCCCAGATGGCTGGCATTCATGGCGGCTACGGGCCCTCGACGCTCCGTCCATTTGGTCAGAGCGTCGCCGAAAGTGCGTTCTGA
- the trpB gene encoding tryptophan synthase subunit beta: MTTSLRDQKGPFFGDFGGRYMPESLIAAIDELTAVYESAMADPEFLAELRALLHDYAGRPSALTEVPRFAEHAGGARVFLKREDLNHTGSHKINNVLGQALLTKRLGKTRVIAETGAGQHGVATATAAALFGLDCVVYMGEVDTERQALNVARMRLLGAEVVPVTTGSRTLKDAINEAYRDWVASVETTNYIFGTAAGPHPFPAMVRDFQKIIGEETRAEFLERIGRLPDAVFACVGGGSNAIGMFDAFLDDEGVALYGVEAAGDGVDTPKHAASIERGRPGVLHGARTYVLQDEDGQTTESHSISAGLDYPGVGPEHAWLADIGRAHYIPATDDEAMQALRLLSRTEGIIPAIESAHALAGALRVGRELGPDAVIAVNLSGRGDKDMDTAARYFDLYDAEHAPPPEGRPAQTAGAETVASAAGSPVDVTPAPDAASGAGVEL; encoded by the coding sequence ATGACCACCAGCCTGCGCGACCAGAAGGGGCCGTTCTTCGGTGACTTCGGCGGCCGGTACATGCCCGAGTCGCTCATCGCCGCGATCGACGAGCTGACCGCGGTCTACGAATCGGCGATGGCCGACCCCGAGTTCCTCGCCGAACTGCGGGCCCTGCTGCACGATTACGCCGGCCGCCCGTCGGCCCTCACCGAGGTTCCTCGCTTCGCCGAGCACGCGGGTGGCGCGCGCGTCTTCCTCAAGCGCGAAGACCTGAACCACACCGGCTCGCACAAGATCAACAACGTGCTCGGACAGGCGCTGCTCACCAAGCGTCTGGGCAAGACGCGCGTGATCGCCGAGACGGGTGCCGGCCAGCACGGCGTCGCCACCGCGACGGCCGCCGCCCTCTTCGGTCTCGACTGCGTCGTCTACATGGGCGAGGTCGACACCGAGCGGCAGGCTCTCAACGTCGCGCGCATGCGTCTGCTCGGCGCCGAGGTCGTGCCCGTCACGACCGGCTCGCGCACGCTGAAAGACGCGATCAACGAGGCCTACCGCGATTGGGTCGCCTCGGTTGAGACGACCAACTACATCTTCGGCACCGCCGCGGGACCCCACCCCTTCCCGGCGATGGTCCGCGACTTCCAGAAGATCATCGGCGAAGAGACCCGCGCCGAGTTCCTCGAGCGCATCGGACGTCTCCCCGACGCCGTCTTCGCCTGCGTCGGCGGCGGATCCAACGCGATCGGCATGTTCGACGCGTTCCTCGACGACGAGGGCGTCGCGCTGTACGGCGTCGAGGCAGCCGGCGACGGTGTCGACACCCCCAAGCACGCGGCATCCATCGAGCGGGGTCGTCCCGGCGTCCTGCACGGCGCCCGCACGTACGTGCTGCAGGATGAAGACGGCCAGACCACCGAGTCGCACTCGATCTCGGCGGGCCTCGACTACCCCGGCGTGGGTCCCGAACACGCCTGGCTGGCAGACATCGGCCGCGCGCACTACATCCCCGCGACCGACGACGAGGCCATGCAAGCCCTGCGTCTGCTCTCGCGCACCGAGGGCATCATCCCCGCGATCGAGTCGGCCCACGCCCTGGCCGGAGCCCTGCGCGTCGGTCGCGAACTGGGTCCGGATGCCGTCATCGCGGTGAACCTCTCCGGTCGAGGCGACAAAGACATGGACACCGCCGCGCGCTACTTCGACCTCTACGATGCCGAGCACGCACCTCCGCCCGAGGGTCGCCCGGCGCAGACCGCCGGCGCCGAGACGGTGGCATCCGCCGCCGGTTCGCCGGTCGATGTGACGCCGGCCCCGGATGCCGCG